The following are encoded in a window of Streptomyces sp. 11x1 genomic DNA:
- a CDS encoding cytochrome P450 has protein sequence MSFRHDSALTPVGRATGAVLPDTRHPLDLLDLFGDDFVRDPYPWLDLLRREAPVHHDPGTGLWLISRYQDVRRVLLDPAAFLPDNAQHAVTPLPLAALRVLARAGFTLPPALANNATATHPGLRQVVTRFFNARRIADAVPVIEHVAGELLDAAQARIDATGSCDLFTAFAQPLPCRVLMELLCIRGIAPATLIRWSDAALELFWGRSEPERQLQLATLVGEFHQWLTATVRGAAATEDSFIGALARHRLPDGKPLDIETAVSACFFVFIAGQSTTGQLISTVLHRTLVEPTLRPRLAEQPGFAEAWVEEVLRREPPVTTWRRVTARSVEVAGVRLPAGAQLLLMLMGSGSDPEVFTDPERMCPYRSDVRRHLAFGVGRHRCPGASLARTEAAVALRAIARRLPDVRLATGATTPSPPPLLGLLSFRAPLTVAVDGRP, from the coding sequence GTGAGCTTCCGGCACGACAGCGCACTGACGCCCGTCGGCCGTGCGACCGGAGCGGTACTGCCCGACACACGGCATCCGCTCGATCTGCTCGACCTGTTCGGCGACGACTTCGTGCGCGATCCGTATCCCTGGCTCGATCTCCTGCGCCGCGAAGCCCCCGTGCACCACGACCCGGGCACCGGGCTCTGGCTCATCAGCCGCTACCAGGACGTACGACGGGTGCTGCTCGACCCGGCCGCCTTCCTCCCGGACAACGCCCAGCACGCGGTGACCCCGCTGCCCCTGGCCGCCTTGCGGGTGCTCGCCCGAGCCGGCTTCACCCTGCCGCCCGCGCTGGCCAACAACGCCACCGCCACCCATCCCGGGCTGCGCCAGGTGGTCACCCGCTTCTTCAACGCCCGGCGCATCGCGGACGCCGTACCGGTGATCGAGCACGTCGCCGGGGAACTGCTCGACGCGGCACAGGCCCGGATCGACGCGACGGGCAGCTGCGATCTGTTTACTGCCTTCGCCCAGCCGCTGCCGTGCCGGGTGCTGATGGAGCTGCTGTGCATCCGGGGCATTGCTCCGGCCACGTTGATCCGCTGGAGCGACGCCGCACTGGAGCTGTTCTGGGGCAGGTCGGAGCCGGAGCGTCAGCTGCAACTGGCCACGCTCGTGGGCGAGTTCCACCAGTGGCTCACCGCAACCGTGCGCGGCGCCGCGGCCACAGAGGACTCCTTCATTGGGGCGCTGGCCCGCCACCGGCTGCCCGACGGCAAGCCGCTGGACATCGAGACCGCGGTCAGTGCGTGCTTCTTCGTCTTCATCGCCGGGCAGTCAACCACCGGCCAACTCATCTCCACGGTGCTGCACCGAACCCTCGTCGAGCCGACACTCCGGCCGCGCCTGGCCGAACAGCCCGGCTTCGCGGAGGCCTGGGTGGAGGAGGTGCTGCGGCGCGAGCCACCGGTGACCACTTGGCGCCGAGTCACCGCCCGCTCCGTGGAAGTGGCCGGGGTGCGGCTCCCCGCAGGCGCGCAGCTGCTGCTGATGCTGATGGGAAGCGGTTCTGACCCGGAGGTCTTCACCGACCCGGAGCGGATGTGCCCGTACCGGAGCGACGTCCGCCGCCACCTCGCTTTCGGCGTCGGCCGACACCGCTGCCCGGGCGCGTCCCTGGCGCGTACGGAGGCGGCGGTGGCCCTGCGAGCGATCGCCCGCCGCCTTCCGGACGTGCGCCTCGCCACCGGAGCGACGACGCCGTCACCGCCCCCGTTGCTCGGCCTCCTGTCCTTCCGGGCACCCCTGACTGTGGCGGTGGATGGGCGGCCGTAG
- a CDS encoding helix-turn-helix domain-containing protein, whose translation MSKPAARVRLADAAFALFDERGYEQTTVDDIAERAGLGRSTFFRHYGSKEQVIFPDHDRLLALIRDRLATSSDSTALVAVSDAVRLVLLHYVDEGDLARRRYALTSKVPALRDREIASVARYQRLFREFISDWMGDPTETASLRAELMAAAVVAAHNHVLRRWLRGESPDPVAEVDEAMREVLALFPASRSQPGAAGDATMVVAFRSGQDLDALIPSLRRLVEGGPER comes from the coding sequence ATGAGCAAGCCAGCCGCGCGGGTCAGACTCGCGGACGCCGCGTTCGCCCTCTTCGACGAGCGTGGGTACGAGCAGACGACCGTCGACGACATCGCGGAGCGCGCGGGGCTCGGGCGCTCGACGTTCTTCCGTCACTACGGGTCCAAGGAACAGGTGATCTTTCCCGATCACGACCGGCTGCTCGCGCTGATCAGGGACCGGCTGGCGACCTCCAGCGACAGCACGGCTCTGGTGGCCGTGTCCGACGCCGTACGCCTGGTGCTGCTGCACTACGTCGATGAAGGTGACCTCGCCCGTCGGCGCTACGCGCTCACCAGCAAGGTGCCCGCCCTCCGCGACCGTGAGATCGCCAGCGTGGCCCGCTACCAGCGCCTCTTCCGGGAGTTCATCTCCGACTGGATGGGCGACCCTACCGAGACGGCATCGCTCAGGGCCGAGTTGATGGCGGCGGCGGTGGTCGCGGCACACAACCACGTGCTGCGCCGATGGCTCCGTGGGGAGTCGCCCGACCCGGTCGCGGAGGTGGACGAGGCCATGCGCGAGGTGCTCGCCCTCTTTCCGGCATCCCGTTCCCAACCAGGCGCCGCCGGCGACGCCACCATGGTCGTCGCGTTCAGGAGCGGGCAGGACCTCGACGCGTTGATCCCGTCGCTGCGGCGTCTCGTCGAGGGCGGGCCCGAGCGGTGA
- a CDS encoding SDR family NAD(P)-dependent oxidoreductase, protein MTALKGANVFVTGGSRGIGKALVEELYARGAGKVYATARDPRTVTHPDAVPVALEVTDPASVAAAAAQAQDVTVLINNAGAGPAPQSARGNRSVFPTVDRSVSVRKVGDRHSPSVDP, encoded by the coding sequence ATGACCGCACTCAAGGGCGCGAACGTCTTCGTCACCGGCGGCAGCCGCGGCATCGGCAAGGCGCTGGTGGAGGAGCTGTACGCGCGCGGTGCCGGCAAGGTCTACGCCACGGCCCGCGACCCCCGCACGGTGACGCACCCGGACGCGGTCCCGGTGGCGCTGGAGGTCACCGACCCCGCTTCCGTGGCGGCCGCCGCCGCACAGGCGCAGGATGTGACCGTACTGATCAACAACGCGGGCGCCGGGCCGGCCCCGCAGAGCGCTCGGGGAAACCGATCGGTTTTCCCGACTGTAGACCGGTCGGTTTCCGTCCGCAAGGTGGGTGATCGGCATTCGCCGTCGGTCGACCCGTGA